From the Streptococcus oralis ATCC 35037 genome, one window contains:
- a CDS encoding RNA-binding domain-containing protein: MLTNQEIEDIVREFFYQEAEGEYWDFKEKPYFYEGQSEKDKNKKKGDLLHDIICMANNLSNRDAYIVMGIQDKPVKITGVKQFSNKWTQESYQDFLHNLSWAGDCVPSVELRSINDGNIEVLVIRKSSKVPFYLTKKYNKVKENQIYVRRGAKNTAIDNQAEIGDIEKLFEFRFGLTPFPKERVINYITDHDHWTEMKGNYETRSWYYEKFPEYTMELVDDPQNDELRAPVYALIHPNVRTTWEILRIKYHQTILFEFSSHYIDEYRGLSVQPRYNFLKLFEGVNNINLKTNFYYYLADSVEINLMYLLEELLEQDGEALRQHLSLIPVFKNDDEREAIKKYVEDNKADILVEIKKESEKVCLGYNYEGDEQNSKWDKEEIAVTKVVKNILDEYRKNKLYEKTK, translated from the coding sequence ATGCTGACGAATCAAGAAATTGAAGATATTGTAAGAGAGTTTTTTTATCAAGAAGCAGAAGGGGAATATTGGGATTTTAAAGAAAAGCCATATTTCTATGAAGGTCAAAGTGAAAAGGATAAGAACAAGAAAAAGGGAGACCTTCTCCATGATATTATTTGTATGGCAAATAATTTAAGTAACCGGGACGCATACATTGTCATGGGAATTCAAGATAAACCAGTTAAGATAACAGGAGTTAAGCAATTCTCTAATAAGTGGACACAAGAAAGTTATCAGGATTTTTTACACAATTTATCTTGGGCTGGAGATTGTGTACCATCAGTTGAGCTAAGAAGTATTAACGATGGTAATATAGAAGTTCTTGTAATTAGAAAGTCTAGTAAAGTTCCTTTTTATTTGACAAAAAAGTATAATAAAGTGAAAGAAAATCAAATATACGTAAGGAGAGGTGCAAAAAATACTGCAATTGATAATCAGGCAGAAATAGGCGATATTGAAAAATTATTCGAATTTAGATTTGGATTAACTCCTTTCCCTAAGGAACGTGTTATTAACTATATAACTGACCACGATCATTGGACTGAGATGAAGGGGAATTATGAAACTCGATCTTGGTATTATGAGAAATTTCCTGAATATACAATGGAATTAGTTGATGATCCACAGAACGATGAACTCCGGGCTCCAGTTTATGCACTCATCCATCCTAACGTAAGAACCACATGGGAGATTTTACGGATAAAGTATCACCAAACAATTTTATTCGAGTTTAGTTCTCACTACATTGATGAATATAGAGGATTGTCTGTTCAACCACGATATAATTTTTTAAAATTATTTGAAGGAGTAAACAATATAAATTTAAAAACTAATTTTTACTATTATTTAGCAGACTCCGTTGAAATTAATTTGATGTATTTGTTAGAGGAATTACTTGAGCAAGATGGCGAAGCACTAAGACAACATTTAAGTTTAATCCCAGTTTTTAAAAACGATGATGAAAGAGAAGCTATTAAAAAATATGTTGAAGACAATAAAGCTGATATTCTAGTTGAAATAAAAAAAGAAAGTGAGAAGGTTTGTTTAGGTTACAACTATGAAGGAGATGAGCAGAATAGCAAATGGGACAAAGAAGAAATAGCAGTAACCAAAGTTGTTAAAAATATTTTAGATGAGTATAGGAAAAATAAATTATATGAAAAAACAAAGTAA
- a CDS encoding TIGR02328 family protein gives MRLWHEALISQLPRPQLLGQHRECCALRGNGWGRKHATVDYVFTHSPYRLYAYHRLIMEEMANRGYNVSPEWLDKNYRGKTCPPYQDLPEENLGNPVYSEHDAGYYEECLANLREKGIELD, from the coding sequence ATGAGACTTTGGCATGAGGCTTTGATTTCACAACTTCCCCGTCCTCAACTTTTGGGGCAACATCGAGAGTGCTGCGCCCTGCGTGGCAATGGCTGGGGCAGAAAGCATGCGACGGTGGACTATGTCTTTACCCACTCGCCCTATCGTCTCTATGCCTATCATCGCTTGATCATGGAGGAGATGGCTAACCGTGGCTATAATGTCAGTCCAGAGTGGCTGGACAAGAACTACCGTGGCAAGACCTGTCCTCCTTATCAAGACTTGCCTGAGGAGAACCTAGGTAATCCCGTCTATAGTGAGCATGACGCTGGATATTATGAGGAGTGTCTGGCTAATCTCCGTGAGAAGGGGATAGAGCTAGACTAA
- the metF gene encoding methylenetetrahydrofolate reductase [NAD(P)H], which translates to MSRQTPSLSFEVFPPNPAVGNDKIISALQDMRELTPHFISVTASNNKFNIKETTVRLADFIQNDLAIPTIAHLPAIYLTKDKVAETIADLDKVGVQKILALRGDIIPDVEPQKDFRYATDLIEFIKEQAPHFDIIGACYPEGHPDSPNQISDIQNLKKKVDAGCSSLVTQLFFDNERFYDFQDKCTLAGIDVPIHAGIMPILNRNQALRLLKTCENIHLPRKFKAILDKYEHDPESLRAAGLAYAVDQIVDLVTQDVAGVHLYTMNNAETAKYIHQATHALFNHQSLG; encoded by the coding sequence ATGTCACGCCAAACACCGTCACTTTCATTTGAAGTGTTCCCTCCAAACCCAGCAGTGGGTAATGATAAAATTATTTCAGCCTTGCAGGATATGCGGGAGCTGACACCTCACTTTATCAGTGTGACTGCCAGCAATAATAAATTTAATATCAAGGAAACAACGGTTCGTTTGGCTGACTTTATCCAGAATGACTTGGCGATTCCAACCATTGCTCACTTGCCAGCTATCTATCTGACCAAGGACAAGGTTGCTGAAACCATTGCAGACTTGGATAAGGTTGGGGTACAGAAAATCTTGGCCTTGCGTGGGGATATTATCCCTGATGTGGAACCACAAAAGGATTTCCGCTACGCAACGGATTTGATCGAGTTCATCAAGGAACAAGCTCCTCACTTTGATATTATTGGCGCTTGCTACCCAGAGGGGCATCCTGACTCTCCAAACCAGATCTCGGATATTCAAAATCTCAAGAAGAAAGTGGATGCAGGCTGTTCCAGCCTTGTAACGCAACTTTTCTTTGACAATGAGCGTTTCTACGATTTCCAAGACAAGTGTACCTTGGCAGGGATTGATGTTCCTATTCATGCGGGAATCATGCCCATTCTTAACCGTAACCAAGCGCTTCGTCTCTTGAAGACTTGTGAGAATATCCACCTTCCACGCAAATTCAAAGCCATCTTAGACAAGTATGAGCATGACCCTGAGTCGCTCAGAGCAGCAGGACTTGCCTATGCAGTGGACCAGATCGTGGACTTGGTAACCCAGGATGTTGCTGGTGTGCATCTCTACACCATGAACAATGCTGAAACAGCAAAATACATCCACCAAGCAACCCATGCCTTGTTTAACCATCAGTCTTTAGGATAA
- a CDS encoding YbgA family protein, with product MEQTNQKSQCQQLWARNKYLVLSHSSNIYNEIRQYLKNEQVELSQVQEMIDRACQIPEHRGQVCNAFQHIWGYFKKKATDAERKDYMLLLDRYRFGQVSKEDLIVKTRDLLELYPNTYLQHSTLLKGDSYETLA from the coding sequence ATGGAACAAACTAATCAAAAATCCCAGTGCCAGCAACTCTGGGCTAGGAACAAATATCTTGTTTTGAGTCATTCTAGCAATATTTACAATGAGATTCGCCAATACTTGAAGAATGAACAGGTGGAGCTGAGTCAGGTTCAAGAGATGATTGACCGTGCCTGCCAGATTCCAGAACATAGAGGTCAGGTTTGCAATGCCTTTCAGCATATTTGGGGCTATTTCAAAAAGAAAGCGACAGATGCCGAGCGCAAGGACTACATGCTCTTGCTGGATCGCTACCGCTTTGGTCAGGTTTCTAAGGAAGACTTGATCGTTAAAACTCGAGACTTGCTTGAACTCTATCCCAATACCTACTTGCAACACTCGACCTTACTGAAAGGAGACTCCTATGAGACTTTGGCATGA
- a CDS encoding DEAD/DEAH box helicase family protein, translating to MLGLNFKGSWRQYQKQVLDLFQDYQADGHVHLVAAPGSGKTTIGIELIARFGNPALVLVPTVTIREQWVDRIQTAFLENEQKISDLVSQNLKEMKALTIVTYQAFHSAMNQLQSQEDGEAEDFVGFDLLASLRAQKVATLCLDECHHLRNEWWKSLEAFRKQYGPLKLISLTATPPYDSDPELWERYIRMCGEIDQEITVPELVKEDTLCPHQDFVYMCSPTAEEAERLKRFEETKWDYIHHLIVDPDFQTFVAGSKVLKGDISSDLLLEDPKFLSAMLIYMHSQGLTIPSSLQNLLGTQKLPALTSYWLETLLQSILYQTPDWYEDPDGYRKKLEADLKARGLVEKRQVYLVKSKASDQLLTQSLGKLSAIVDIFLTEYESLGQELRQLVLADYIRKDFATYLGDNQATISQLGVLPYFESIRRKAQEQEIPVSLAVLSGSVVILPTDVVAELKELLPQVPLSFSSIGHLDQKDYVQVGFPSSAKGIVATVTELFQRGRIQVLVGTKSLLGEGWDAPCVNSLILGSFVGSFMLSNQMRGRAIRIWPCHPEKTSNIWHLVAVQAQALITLPGEESRPESNQDLQTLSRRMEHFLGLAYNQESIETGLDRLDFPKPPFKKKQISEYNERVKSLSKDRAGLRLKWQDALVVADQFEIVTEVATQKQKIPVMLLLDALKWVRMSLLLLAVDLLVLLFRLRLIGVWWLTVACLLFLVFASWRYLCYKSPYKRLQSLGEQIRKAMLDSGHLTDDQSRVQVEENKENYMVFAYLKGGSMRDKELFAQTVGEFFAPVDNQRYLLKAEKVRQGQSPYYVVPSLFDKRKEEAQKFLDFLTPTIGHYHLVYTRTEAGRKTLLEARIQALSNKNDRTLTKKKVKSQLE from the coding sequence ATGTTAGGTTTAAACTTTAAAGGAAGCTGGCGCCAATATCAAAAACAGGTCTTGGATCTTTTTCAGGACTATCAAGCAGACGGTCATGTTCATCTAGTGGCTGCTCCAGGGTCTGGAAAGACAACCATTGGTATCGAGCTAATCGCTCGTTTTGGCAACCCAGCCCTTGTTTTAGTTCCGACTGTCACCATTCGTGAACAATGGGTGGACAGGATTCAAACAGCCTTTCTAGAGAACGAACAGAAGATTTCAGATCTCGTTTCCCAAAACTTAAAGGAGATGAAGGCATTAACAATTGTGACCTATCAGGCTTTTCATAGTGCCATGAACCAACTTCAATCACAAGAAGATGGAGAAGCAGAGGATTTTGTGGGGTTTGATTTGCTTGCAAGCCTAAGAGCTCAGAAAGTTGCGACTCTTTGTTTGGACGAATGCCACCACCTGCGCAATGAATGGTGGAAAAGTCTGGAAGCCTTTCGCAAGCAGTATGGACCGCTGAAACTCATCTCCCTGACAGCGACACCACCTTATGACAGCGATCCTGAACTCTGGGAACGCTATATCCGTATGTGTGGGGAAATCGACCAAGAAATCACGGTACCTGAACTAGTCAAGGAAGACACTCTTTGCCCTCATCAGGATTTTGTCTATATGTGTTCACCAACAGCTGAAGAGGCGGAACGTCTCAAACGGTTTGAGGAGACTAAGTGGGACTATATTCATCACCTTATAGTTGATCCTGATTTTCAAACATTTGTAGCAGGGTCTAAGGTCCTCAAAGGGGATATTTCATCTGATTTGCTCTTAGAAGATCCCAAGTTCTTGTCTGCTATGTTGATTTATATGCATTCTCAGGGGTTAACGATTCCTTCCTCTTTACAAAATTTACTGGGAACCCAGAAGCTTCCAGCATTGACCTCCTACTGGCTGGAGACGCTGTTGCAGAGCATACTCTATCAGACACCAGATTGGTATGAGGATCCAGATGGATATAGGAAAAAGTTAGAGGCTGACTTGAAGGCGCGTGGCTTGGTGGAAAAACGTCAGGTTTATCTGGTTAAGTCTAAGGCTTCTGACCAGCTTTTAACCCAATCTCTGGGGAAGTTGTCTGCCATTGTCGATATCTTTTTGACGGAGTATGAGAGTCTAGGTCAGGAACTGAGACAGTTAGTACTAGCTGACTATATTCGCAAGGATTTTGCTACCTATCTGGGAGATAATCAGGCAACCATTTCTCAGTTGGGGGTTCTCCCTTATTTTGAAAGCATTCGTCGAAAAGCTCAGGAGCAAGAGATTCCTGTATCTTTGGCTGTCTTGTCAGGTAGTGTAGTAATTTTGCCTACCGATGTGGTAGCAGAGTTGAAGGAACTCTTGCCTCAGGTTCCTCTTAGTTTCTCATCTATTGGTCACTTAGATCAAAAAGATTATGTGCAGGTTGGTTTTCCAAGCTCAGCTAAGGGAATCGTAGCGACAGTGACGGAGCTTTTTCAACGAGGGCGGATTCAAGTCCTAGTCGGAACCAAATCTCTCCTCGGAGAGGGTTGGGATGCTCCTTGTGTTAATTCCCTAATCCTCGGAAGCTTTGTGGGGAGCTTTATGCTGAGTAACCAGATGCGTGGCCGTGCCATTCGTATCTGGCCGTGCCATCCAGAAAAGACCAGTAACATCTGGCATCTGGTAGCCGTTCAAGCGCAAGCACTTATCACTCTTCCTGGTGAGGAGTCTAGACCAGAGAGCAATCAGGATCTGCAGACCTTGTCGCGACGGATGGAGCATTTTCTTGGCTTGGCCTATAATCAGGAGAGTATTGAGACCGGTTTGGATCGTTTGGATTTTCCAAAGCCCCCTTTTAAGAAAAAGCAAATTAGTGAGTACAATGAGCGAGTTAAGAGTCTCTCCAAGGATCGAGCAGGCTTGAGACTAAAATGGCAAGATGCTCTTGTCGTAGCGGATCAGTTCGAGATAGTTACAGAAGTCGCAACCCAAAAACAGAAAATCCCAGTTATGCTCTTGCTTGATGCATTAAAATGGGTTCGCATGTCATTGCTCCTGTTGGCAGTAGATTTGTTGGTCTTGCTATTTAGACTGAGACTGATTGGTGTTTGGTGGCTTACAGTAGCCTGTCTCCTCTTTTTGGTCTTTGCATCTTGGCGCTACCTCTGCTATAAGAGTCCTTATAAACGCTTGCAGTCTCTGGGTGAGCAAATCCGAAAGGCTATGCTAGATTCGGGGCATCTAACGGATGATCAATCCCGTGTTCAGGTAGAGGAGAATAAGGAAAATTACATGGTCTTTGCCTATCTCAAGGGAGGAAGCATGAGGGACAAGGAGTTGTTTGCTCAGACTGTGGGAGAGTTCTTTGCTCCAGTGGACAACCAGCGCTATCTCTTGAAGGCAGAGAAAGTCCGGCAAGGTCAGTCACCTTACTATGTCGTGCCAAGTCTTTTTGACAAGCGCAAGGAAGAAGCACAGAAATTCCTCGACTTTCTGACGCCGACTATCGGACATTATCATCTCGTCTACACACGAACAGAGGCCGGACGGAAAACCCTTCTCGAAGCTCGTATCCAAGCTCTCTCTAACAAAAACGACCGTACCTTGACTAAGAAGAAAGTTAAAAGCCAGTTGGAGTAG
- the pnp gene encoding polyribonucleotide nucleotidyltransferase: protein MTKQVFQTTFAGRELIVETGQVAKQANGSVVIRYGESTVLTAAVMSKKMATGDFFPLQVNYEEKMYAAGKFPGGFMKREGRPSTDATLTARLIDRPIRPMFAEGFRNEVQVINTVLSYDDNASAPMAAMFGSSLALSISDIPFDGPIAGVQVGYVDGQIIINPTQEQAEQSLLELTVAGTKHAINMVESGAKELSEEIMLEALLKGHEAVKELIAFQEEIVAAVGKEKAEVELLHVDADLQAEIIAAYNSDLQKAVQVEEKLAREAATQAVKDQVTAVYEEKYADHEEFDRIMRDVAEILEQMEHAEVRRLITEDKVRPDGRKVDEIRPLDAQVDYLPRVHGSGLFTRGQTQALSVLTLAPMGETQIIDGLDPEYKKRFMHHYNFPQYSVGETGRYGAPGRREIGHGALGERALAQVLPSLEEFPYAIRLVAEVLESNGSSSQASICAGTLALMAGGVPIKAPVAGIAMGLISDGNNYTVLTDIQGLEDHFGDMDFKVAGTRDGITALQMDIKIQGITAEILTEALAQAKKARFEILDVIEATIPEVRPELAPTAPKIDTIKIDVDKIKIVIGKGGETIDKIIAETGVKIDIDEEGNVSIYSSDQDAINRTKEIIAGLVREAKVDEVYHAKVVRIEKFGAFVNLFDKTDALVHISEMAWTRTNRVEDLVAIGDEVDVKVIKIDEKGRIDASMKALLPRPPKPEHDEKGEKSERPHRPRHHKDHKPKKEFTETPKDSE from the coding sequence ATGACAAAACAAGTGTTTCAAACGACTTTTGCGGGTCGTGAGTTAATCGTAGAGACTGGTCAGGTTGCTAAGCAAGCAAATGGCTCTGTTGTCATCCGTTACGGTGAGTCAACTGTCTTGACTGCGGCCGTTATGTCTAAGAAAATGGCAACTGGGGATTTCTTCCCACTTCAAGTCAACTACGAAGAAAAAATGTATGCGGCTGGGAAGTTTCCTGGTGGCTTTATGAAACGTGAAGGACGTCCTTCAACAGATGCGACTTTGACAGCGCGTTTGATTGACCGTCCAATCCGTCCTATGTTTGCGGAAGGTTTCCGTAATGAAGTGCAAGTCATAAACACGGTCCTTTCTTACGATGATAATGCATCTGCACCAATGGCAGCTATGTTTGGTTCATCCTTGGCACTTTCTATTTCAGACATTCCGTTTGACGGTCCGATCGCTGGGGTACAAGTGGGTTATGTCGATGGCCAAATCATCATCAACCCTACTCAAGAACAAGCTGAGCAATCGCTTCTTGAATTGACAGTAGCTGGGACCAAACACGCTATCAACATGGTTGAGTCTGGTGCCAAAGAATTGTCAGAAGAAATCATGTTGGAAGCCCTTCTCAAAGGGCACGAAGCAGTTAAAGAATTGATTGCCTTCCAAGAAGAAATCGTTGCTGCTGTTGGTAAAGAAAAAGCAGAAGTGGAATTGCTTCATGTGGATGCGGACTTGCAAGCTGAAATCATCGCAGCTTACAATAGTGACCTCCAAAAAGCGGTTCAAGTAGAAGAAAAATTGGCTCGTGAAGCTGCAACTCAAGCAGTTAAAGACCAAGTGACTGCAGTGTATGAAGAAAAATATGCAGACCATGAAGAATTTGACCGTATCATGCGTGATGTGGCTGAAATCTTGGAACAAATGGAACACGCTGAAGTGCGCCGTTTGATCACAGAAGACAAGGTGCGTCCTGACGGTCGTAAGGTTGATGAAATCCGTCCTTTAGATGCGCAGGTCGACTATCTTCCTCGTGTACATGGTTCTGGCCTTTTCACTCGTGGACAAACGCAAGCCCTTTCAGTTTTGACCTTGGCGCCAATGGGTGAAACTCAAATCATCGATGGTTTGGACCCAGAGTACAAGAAACGCTTTATGCACCACTATAACTTCCCTCAATATTCTGTAGGGGAAACTGGTCGTTATGGTGCGCCTGGTCGTCGTGAAATTGGTCACGGTGCTCTCGGTGAGCGTGCTCTTGCTCAAGTCTTGCCAAGTTTGGAAGAATTTCCATACGCTATCCGCTTGGTAGCTGAAGTCTTAGAATCAAACGGTTCTTCATCTCAAGCCTCTATCTGTGCGGGAACTCTTGCCCTTATGGCTGGTGGTGTGCCAATCAAGGCGCCAGTAGCAGGGATTGCCATGGGTCTTATCTCAGATGGAAATAACTATACAGTATTGACAGATATCCAAGGTTTGGAAGACCACTTTGGAGACATGGACTTTAAGGTTGCCGGAACTCGTGACGGGATTACAGCCCTTCAAATGGATATCAAGATCCAAGGGATTACTGCTGAAATCTTGACTGAGGCTCTGGCTCAAGCCAAGAAAGCGCGTTTTGAAATCCTTGATGTGATTGAAGCAACTATTCCAGAAGTTCGTCCAGAATTGGCTCCAACTGCTCCGAAAATTGATACTATCAAGATTGATGTGGACAAAATCAAGATTGTCATCGGTAAAGGTGGAGAAACCATCGACAAGATTATCGCTGAAACAGGCGTTAAGATTGATATTGACGAAGAAGGTAATGTATCCATCTACTCTAGCGACCAAGATGCCATTAACCGAACCAAAGAAATCATCGCTGGCTTGGTTCGTGAAGCCAAAGTGGATGAAGTTTACCATGCTAAGGTTGTTCGTATCGAGAAATTTGGTGCCTTTGTCAACCTCTTTGATAAGACAGATGCACTTGTGCACATTTCTGAAATGGCTTGGACTCGTACCAACCGTGTCGAGGACTTGGTAGCTATCGGTGATGAAGTCGACGTTAAGGTTATCAAGATTGATGAAAAAGGCCGTATCGATGCCTCTATGAAGGCTCTTCTTCCTCGTCCGCCAAAACCTGAGCATGATGAAAAAGGTGAAAAGTCTGAGCGACCTCACCGTCCACGTCATCACAAGGACCACAAACCTAAGAAAGAATTTACAGAAACACCAAAAGATTCAGAATAA
- a CDS encoding DUF6261 family protein, which translates to MTKTFTIHPLSYTNFTNREFESLMVDTGQLLEVFAKAHKDEPMYSKHLDSFKSKLADFQGQLAIVEKKEATNLTEVDRNRDSALVGLFTLHRGFAKIKETKLKEAHETLKPVFAKYKDITKHSNDVETAEIKSLLKTLSEEPYHTAVTSLGLTPMLTAVISAQEEYDKVESQARAHKSAKEVGKTRQVRTELTSIYDLFMRYTAASAEAYPEKEHLTKLLKDLNSIRDSKRRLTGSNKKDKKVKVEETTQVAG; encoded by the coding sequence ATGACAAAAACATTCACTATCCATCCGCTAAGCTATACCAACTTTACCAACCGCGAGTTTGAAAGTCTCATGGTAGACACGGGTCAACTACTAGAAGTTTTTGCCAAGGCACATAAGGACGAGCCTATGTATAGTAAGCACCTTGATTCCTTCAAGAGCAAACTAGCAGACTTCCAAGGCCAACTCGCTATTGTAGAAAAGAAAGAGGCGACGAACCTGACCGAAGTCGATCGCAATCGTGACAGTGCCCTAGTCGGTCTCTTTACTCTTCATCGAGGATTTGCTAAGATCAAGGAGACCAAACTCAAAGAAGCCCATGAGACTTTGAAACCAGTCTTTGCCAAGTACAAGGATATCACCAAGCATAGCAATGATGTGGAAACGGCAGAAATCAAGAGTTTACTCAAAACGCTGAGCGAAGAACCCTACCATACGGCAGTGACCAGCCTAGGACTGACACCCATGCTGACTGCGGTGATTAGTGCGCAGGAGGAGTATGATAAGGTGGAAAGTCAGGCGCGTGCGCATAAGTCTGCAAAGGAAGTCGGAAAGACCAGACAAGTCCGCACCGAACTAACCAGTATCTACGACCTCTTTATGCGCTATACTGCAGCCAGCGCAGAAGCCTATCCTGAAAAAGAGCACCTGACCAAACTCCTTAAAGACCTCAATAGCATCCGAGATAGCAAGCGGCGATTGACTGGTTCCAATAAGAAGGATAAGAAAGTTAAAGTAGAAGAAACTACACAAGTAGCAGGATAA
- the metE gene encoding 5-methyltetrahydropteroyltriglutamate--homocysteine S-methyltransferase: MSTTIIGFPRLGEFRELKFTTEKYFRKEISEEELLAAAKELRAKHWNIVKEKGITEIPSNDFSHYDNFLDAAFLFNVVPASVQNLDLSDLERYFALARGYQGEKGDVRALPMKKWFNTNYHYIVPKFEKDTQVKLAGHKIFDEFQEAKELGLNTRPVLVGPFTFLQLSDFEEGVKAEDFVDSLVAAYQEVFAKLAELGATRIQLDEAALVKDLTAEEKALFLNLYNKLLADKKGLEVLLQTYFGDVRDVYSDLVKLPVDAIGLDFVEGKKTLELVKGGFPADKTLYAGIVNGKNIWRNNYEKSLAVLEQIPAENIVLTSSCSLLHVPFTTANEEFEPAILNHFAFAVEKLDEIRDLDAIRNGQGAEALAANKELFATERVGENAELRARIAGLTDADYTRLPAFAEREAIQEEAFKLPALPTTTIGSFPQTKEVRAKRLAFRKGELSQEEYDAFLAETIDEWIKWQEEVGFDVLVHGEFERNDMVEYFGQNLSGYLFSKNGWVQSYGMRGVKPPIIWGDVTRLNPITVKWSSYAQSRTDKPVKGMLTGPVTILNWSFPREDISIKDSTLQIALAIKDEVLDLEAAGVKIIQIDEAALREKLPLRRSDWYEDYLDWAIPAFRLVHSTVAPDTQIHTHMCYSEFTDIIPAIDNMDADVISFEASRSNLEILDELKAKNFQTEVGPGVYDIHSPRVPNEGEIDHTIDAILAKVPSKKVWINPDCGLKTRGIPETKESLIRLVEAAKAAREKL, from the coding sequence ATGTCAACTACAATCATCGGTTTCCCTCGTTTGGGCGAATTCCGCGAATTAAAATTTACAACTGAAAAATACTTTAGAAAAGAAATCTCAGAAGAAGAACTCCTTGCAGCAGCAAAAGAATTGCGCGCAAAACACTGGAACATTGTCAAAGAAAAAGGCATCACTGAAATCCCATCAAATGACTTTTCTCACTATGACAACTTCCTAGATGCTGCTTTCCTCTTCAACGTGGTGCCAGCTTCCGTTCAAAACTTGGACTTGTCTGACCTTGAGCGCTACTTTGCTTTGGCACGTGGTTACCAAGGTGAAAAAGGGGATGTTCGTGCCCTTCCGATGAAGAAATGGTTCAACACTAACTACCACTACATCGTTCCTAAATTTGAAAAAGACACTCAAGTTAAATTGGCAGGTCACAAGATCTTCGATGAGTTCCAAGAAGCAAAAGAACTTGGATTGAACACTCGTCCTGTCCTTGTAGGTCCATTCACTTTCCTTCAATTATCAGACTTTGAAGAAGGCGTGAAAGCTGAAGACTTTGTAGATAGCTTAGTAGCTGCTTACCAAGAAGTTTTCGCTAAATTGGCTGAACTTGGTGCAACTCGTATCCAATTGGACGAAGCTGCTCTTGTCAAAGACTTGACAGCTGAAGAAAAAGCTCTCTTCTTGAACCTCTACAACAAACTCTTGGCTGATAAAAAAGGTCTTGAAGTCTTGCTTCAAACTTACTTCGGAGACGTTCGTGACGTCTACTCTGACCTTGTAAAATTGCCAGTAGATGCCATCGGTCTTGACTTCGTTGAAGGTAAGAAAACTCTTGAACTCGTTAAAGGTGGTTTCCCAGCTGACAAGACTCTCTATGCAGGTATCGTCAATGGTAAAAACATCTGGCGTAACAACTACGAAAAGAGCTTGGCTGTTCTTGAGCAAATCCCAGCTGAAAACATTGTTTTGACAAGCTCATGCTCACTTCTTCATGTGCCATTTACAACAGCTAACGAAGAATTTGAACCAGCTATCTTGAACCACTTTGCCTTTGCAGTTGAAAAATTGGATGAGATTCGTGATTTGGATGCTATCCGCAATGGTCAAGGTGCAGAAGCTCTTGCAGCTAACAAAGAACTCTTTGCGACTGAACGTGTGGGTGAAAATGCAGAACTTCGTGCGCGTATCGCTGGTTTGACAGATGCTGACTACACTCGTTTGCCAGCTTTTGCAGAACGTGAAGCTATCCAAGAAGAAGCCTTTAAACTTCCAGCTCTTCCAACAACAACCATCGGTTCATTCCCTCAAACTAAGGAAGTCCGTGCCAAACGTTTGGCCTTCCGTAAGGGTGAATTATCACAAGAAGAGTACGATGCCTTTCTTGCTGAAACTATCGACGAATGGATCAAATGGCAAGAAGAAGTTGGATTTGACGTGCTTGTACACGGTGAGTTCGAGCGTAACGACATGGTTGAGTACTTCGGTCAAAACTTGTCAGGTTACCTCTTCTCTAAGAATGGTTGGGTACAATCTTACGGTATGCGTGGGGTGAAACCGCCAATCATCTGGGGTGACGTCACTCGTCTTAACCCAATCACTGTCAAATGGTCTAGCTATGCTCAAAGCCGTACAGACAAACCTGTCAAAGGTATGTTGACTGGACCGGTTACCATCCTCAACTGGTCATTCCCACGTGAAGACATCTCTATCAAGGACTCAACTCTTCAAATCGCCCTTGCTATCAAGGATGAAGTACTTGACCTTGAAGCTGCTGGTGTGAAAATCATCCAAATCGACGAGGCTGCTCTTCGTGAGAAATTGCCACTCCGTCGTAGCGACTGGTACGAAGACTACCTTGATTGGGCTATTCCAGCCTTCCGCTTGGTACACTCTACAGTTGCACCAGATACTCAAATCCACACTCACATGTGTTACTCAGAATTTACAGATATCATCCCAGCTATCGACAACATGGATGCGGACGTTATTTCATTTGAGGCAAGCCGTTCAAACCTTGAAATCTTGGACGAACTCAAAGCGAAAAACTTCCAAACAGAAGTGGGACCTGGGGTTTACGATATCCACTCTCCTCGTGTGCCTAATGAAGGCGAAATCGACCACACAATCGATGCTATTCTTGCCAAAGTACCAAGCAAGAAAGTTTGGATCAACCCTGACTGTGGTTTGAAAACACGTGGTATTCCAGAAACAAAAGAAAGCTTGATCCGCCTTGTCGAAGCAGCAAAAGCTGCGCGTGAGAAATTGTAA